In Vitis vinifera cultivar Pinot Noir 40024 chromosome 11, ASM3070453v1, a genomic segment contains:
- the LOC100260354 gene encoding methyl-CpG-binding domain-containing protein 2: MRHPGKIYRKANKEENDLTGSSLPRYLDALQVPIDLSSSEEEEEDFYAEEDDDNHSYENTSNQLVVYDPVANSATEVEPVPDPIQYRLPSFTGYSTTNAPSRVLPSVGAFTVQCANCFKWRLIPTKEKYEEIREHILEQPFVCETAREWRPNVSCDDPADISQDGSRLWAIDKPNIAQPPAGWQRLLRIRGEGSTKFADVYYVAPSGKRLRSMVEVQKYLLEHPEYMVHGVTLSQFSFQIPKPLQENYVRKRPARVNAGSYDDTTSSGMSRPLEPGEVNPLSWAGPAECIDLQLRTPGLSAPYFEAPVFDPVSRPTKQARRTLPRDMYDSNMVYNQQKVKVEEPNQSRAGDYDP, from the exons ATGCGACATCCTGGAAAAATTTATCGAAAGGCaaacaaggaagaaaatgaCTTAACTGGTTCAAGTCTTCCCAGATACTTGGATGCTCTTCAGGTACCGATAGATCTTTCATCCTCAGAGGAGGAAGAGGAGGATTTTTATGCCGAGGAGGATGATGATAATCACTCTTATGAAAATACTTCCAACCAGTTGGTGGTCTATGATCCTGTAGCAAATAGTGCCACCGAAGTTGAACCTGTTCCTGACCCTATTCAATATCGGCTCCCATCTTTCACTGGATACTCTACCACCAATGCACCTTCCAGAGTTTTGCCATCTGTAGGGGCTTTCACTGTCCAATGTGCTAACTGTTTCAAATGGAGGCTGATACCAACAAAGGAGAAGTATGAAGAAATACGTGAACATATCTTAGAGCAGCCTTTTGTATGTGAAACAGCTCGTGAGTGGCGGCCTAATGTGTCATGTGATGATCCAGCTGATATTTCTCAAGATGGAAGCAGGCTCTGGGCAATTGATAAGCCTAATATTGCTCAGCCCCCGGCAGGGTGGCAACGGCTGCTAAGGATCAGAGGTGAAGGGAGCACTAAGTTTGCAGACGT gtATTATGTTGCACCATCAGGCAAGAGACTCCGCTCAATGGTAGAAGTCCAAAA GTACTTGCTGGAGCATCCAGAGTATATGGTGCATGGGGTAACTCTGTcacaattttcatttcaaatcccCAAACCATTGCAGGAAAACTATGTGAGGAAGCGCCCTGCTCGTGTAAATGCAGGGTCATATGATGATACTACTAGTTCAGGAATGTCTAGACCTCTTGAACCTGGTGAAG TGAACCCTCTATCATGGGCAGGACCAGCTGAGTGTATAGACTTGCAACTTCGTACGCCAGGTCTATCCGCTCCATACTTTGAAGCACCTGTATTTGATCCTGTTAGTCGGCCAACGAAGCAGGCGAGGAGAACACTGCCTAGAGATATGTATGACAGTAACATGGTGTATAATCAGCAGAAAGTCAAGGTTGAAGAGCCTAATCAATCTAGAGCTGGTGATTATGATCCATGA